From the genome of Candidatus Omnitrophota bacterium:
TTATACCCAATGGTGGGGCAGCGGTTGGCATGCGGGAGGTTATGGCAAATTTGATTTGGATAAAAATCCAAGTACCGGCGGAGCTTGTTATATAGCTGCTACTGGCTGTGAAGTTAATAGCGCTTGGAGTATAAATATTTTTCCTATACCTGCGGACGTGATGAAAAGTATCAACCTGGCTTTAGATGGTGACGATTCTTTTGATGATATGCTCGGGCGAGTGCAGGTTTATAGCGGTTGCGATGGTTTAGTAAGTTTTTACGTTTCTCATCCGATATAGAACATACATTTAGACGTGCGATTGGTTAATAAAGAGTACTGTTTTCTTATTAAGGATGTTTTCTCATCTTTATCTTTGGTCGGATTTACTAAAAACAGTCTAGTTGGCAATCTTCCTCAAGATATCCAGACAGCCCTTTCTTTTTCTGATCAACAGTTCAAAGTAGCCTATCTAAACCAGATCCATTCGGAAAAAGTCTTATCAGTTGACCAGGCTGGCTGCTACGAAGGTGATGGCTTGTTTACTAAAAATTCTGGTTTAGTTCTAGTTGTTAAAACTGCTGATTGCTTACCGCTTCTTTTCGAGAGTAAGGAGCTGGGGGTAATCGGGGCAGTGCATATGGGTTGGAAATCAGCTAAGGCCGGTATTTTGGATAATCTACCTTATGAATTGAGTTCTTTTAAAGTAGTTGCTGGTGTGGGTTTAAGAAAATCTTGTTATGAGGTCGGGGATGATTTTCTCAATCATCAGCCGTTTAAGCCTTTTATCGAAAAGACAGACGCTAGGTTCTATTTTAACCCGGTAGAGTTTGCTAGGAGTGAACTTATTGCCAGGGGTTTAAAAGAAGACAAT
Proteins encoded in this window:
- a CDS encoding polyphenol oxidase family protein, which encodes MRLVNKEYCFLIKDVFSSLSLVGFTKNSLVGNLPQDIQTALSFSDQQFKVAYLNQIHSEKVLSVDQAGCYEGDGLFTKNSGLVLVVKTADCLPLLFESKELGVIGAVHMGWKSAKAGILDNLPYELSSFKVVAGVGLRKSCYEVGDDFLNHQPFKPFIEKTDARFYFNPVEFARSELIARGLKEDNFIDLDICSLCSKSNFSSCRRGDTSSRTLSFILR